In Nocardioides marinus, one DNA window encodes the following:
- the uvrB gene encoding excinuclease ABC subunit UvrB, with the protein MRPVTDLERRVAPFKVVSDYEPSGDQPAAIAEISKRISAGEKDVVLLGATGTGKTATVAWVAEQLQRPMLVLQPNKTLAAQFANELRQLYPDNAVEYFVSYYDYYQPEAYVPQTDTYIEKDSSINEEVERLRHSATNSLLTRRDVIVVSTVSCIYGLGTPQEYVDRMLRLRVGQEHDRDSILRRLVEIQYTRNDMSFTRGTFRVRGDTLEIFPVYEEHAVRIEFFGDEIERLMTLHAVTGEVLTEDSELYVFPATHYVAGPERMERAIAGIESELEQQLARFEREGKLLEAQRLRMRTTYDIEMMRQVGSCSGIENYSMHIDGRAPGSAPNCLLDYFPEDFLLVVDESHVAVPQIGGMYEGDMSRKRNLVDHGFRLPSAMDNRPLRWEEFLERIGQTIYLSATPGDYELDLVGGDKPPHVVEQIIRPTGLIDPEVVVKPTKGQIDDLIHEIKLRTEKDERVLVTTLTKKMSEDLTDYLLDAGIDTRYLHSEVDTLKRIELLRDLRMGSYDVLVGINLLREGLDLPEVSLVSILDADKEGFLRSDKSLIQTIGRAARNVSGQVHMYADKITPSMEAAIDETNRRRAKQIAYNTAHGIDPTPLRKKIADITDMLAREDENTQALLETWAGTEAKGRAGKAGKRQPVPALGAGAAGAHAKDLAGMPSSDLAQLIQDLTDQMKEAATELQFELAARLRDEIGELKKELRQMMEATK; encoded by the coding sequence ATGCGTCCCGTCACCGATCTCGAGCGCCGCGTCGCCCCCTTCAAGGTCGTCTCCGACTACGAGCCCTCCGGCGACCAGCCCGCGGCCATCGCGGAGATCAGCAAGCGGATCTCGGCGGGGGAGAAGGACGTCGTGCTGCTCGGCGCCACCGGAACCGGCAAGACCGCGACGGTGGCCTGGGTCGCCGAGCAGCTGCAGCGGCCGATGCTGGTCCTGCAGCCGAACAAGACGCTGGCCGCGCAGTTCGCCAACGAGCTGCGCCAGCTCTACCCCGACAACGCGGTGGAGTACTTCGTCTCCTACTACGACTACTACCAGCCCGAGGCCTACGTCCCGCAGACCGACACCTACATCGAGAAGGACTCCTCCATCAACGAGGAGGTCGAGCGGCTGCGGCACTCGGCGACCAACTCGCTGCTGACGCGACGCGACGTCATCGTCGTCAGCACGGTCTCCTGCATCTACGGCCTCGGCACCCCGCAGGAGTACGTCGACCGGATGCTGCGACTGCGGGTGGGCCAGGAGCACGACCGCGACTCGATCCTGCGCCGGCTGGTGGAGATCCAGTACACCCGCAACGACATGTCCTTCACCCGCGGCACCTTCCGGGTGCGCGGCGACACCCTCGAGATCTTCCCGGTCTACGAGGAGCACGCGGTGCGCATCGAGTTCTTCGGCGACGAGATCGAGCGGCTGATGACGCTGCACGCGGTGACGGGGGAGGTGCTCACCGAGGACTCCGAGCTCTACGTCTTCCCGGCCACCCACTACGTCGCCGGTCCCGAGCGGATGGAGCGCGCGATCGCCGGCATCGAGTCCGAGCTCGAGCAGCAGCTGGCCCGCTTCGAGCGCGAGGGCAAGCTGCTGGAGGCCCAGCGGCTGCGGATGCGCACCACCTACGACATCGAGATGATGCGCCAGGTCGGCTCCTGCTCGGGCATCGAGAACTACTCCATGCACATCGACGGCCGTGCCCCCGGCTCGGCCCCCAACTGCCTGCTCGACTACTTCCCCGAGGACTTCCTGCTCGTCGTGGACGAGTCCCACGTCGCGGTCCCGCAGATCGGCGGGATGTACGAGGGTGACATGTCGCGCAAGCGCAACCTCGTCGACCACGGCTTCCGGCTGCCGAGCGCGATGGACAACCGGCCGCTGCGCTGGGAGGAGTTCCTCGAGCGGATCGGGCAGACCATCTACCTCTCCGCCACCCCGGGTGACTACGAGCTCGACCTCGTGGGCGGCGACAAGCCGCCGCACGTCGTCGAGCAGATCATCCGCCCCACCGGCCTGATCGACCCCGAGGTCGTCGTCAAGCCGACCAAGGGCCAGATCGACGACCTCATCCACGAGATCAAGCTGCGCACCGAGAAGGACGAGCGGGTCCTGGTCACCACGCTGACCAAGAAGATGTCCGAGGACCTCACCGACTACCTCCTCGACGCCGGCATCGACACCCGCTACCTGCACTCGGAGGTCGACACGCTCAAGCGCATCGAGCTGCTGCGCGACCTGCGGATGGGCTCCTACGACGTGCTGGTCGGGATCAACCTGCTGCGTGAGGGCCTCGACCTCCCGGAGGTGTCGCTGGTCTCGATCCTCGACGCCGACAAGGAGGGGTTCCTGCGCTCGGACAAGTCGCTGATCCAGACCATCGGCCGCGCGGCCCGCAACGTGTCGGGGCAGGTCCACATGTACGCCGACAAGATCACGCCCTCGATGGAGGCCGCGATCGACGAGACCAACCGGCGCCGGGCCAAGCAGATCGCCTACAACACCGCCCACGGCATCGACCCGACGCCGCTGCGCAAGAAGATCGCCGACATCACCGACATGCTCGCCCGCGAGGACGAGAACACCCAGGCGCTGCTCGAGACCTGGGCGGGCACCGAGGCCAAGGGTCGCGCGGGCAAGGCCGGCAAGCGCCAGCCCGTCCCCGCGCTGGGCGCGGGCGCGGCCGGCGCGCACGCCAAGGACCTCGCCGGGATGCCCAGCTCCGACCTCGCCCAGCTCATCCAGGACCTCACCGACCAGATGAAGGAGGCCGCGACAGAGCTGCAGTTCGAGCTCGCCGCCCGCCTGCGTGACGAGATCGGCGAGCTGAAGAAGGAGCTCCGCCAGATGATGGAGGCCACCAAGTAG
- a CDS encoding two pore domain potassium channel family protein — MSRRSHSHDPRPGGVLGPRPSAVLLGAQLLVVLAFPFLEGSPGGRAVLGVGQMLAVGAAVAAVRRTPALTWVALTLGAPAAVFTVLEAVVAGEGGAEWIVLTSALLHAPFYFYVSYSMIRYVFHDDRVTRDELYATGAAFTVVAWGFAYVYAAVQVVWPDSFAGTGSEGVRSWFELLYLSFSVLTSVGLSDVVPVGAHARSLVAVEMIAGVLYVALVVSRLVGLVVSRQAMRAVENPSDEN, encoded by the coding sequence GTGTCCCGTCGCAGCCACTCCCACGACCCTCGTCCCGGTGGCGTCCTCGGCCCGCGGCCCTCGGCCGTCCTGCTGGGCGCCCAGCTGCTGGTGGTGCTCGCCTTCCCGTTCCTCGAGGGCAGTCCCGGCGGGCGGGCGGTGCTCGGCGTGGGCCAGATGCTCGCCGTCGGTGCCGCCGTCGCCGCCGTACGCCGGACCCCGGCCCTGACGTGGGTCGCCCTGACCCTCGGGGCGCCTGCCGCGGTGTTCACGGTGCTCGAGGCGGTCGTGGCGGGCGAGGGCGGGGCCGAGTGGATCGTGCTGACCTCCGCGCTGCTGCACGCACCGTTCTACTTCTACGTCTCCTACTCGATGATCCGCTACGTCTTCCACGACGACCGGGTCACCCGCGACGAGCTCTACGCCACCGGCGCCGCGTTCACCGTGGTGGCCTGGGGCTTCGCCTACGTCTACGCCGCGGTGCAGGTCGTGTGGCCGGACTCCTTCGCCGGCACCGGGAGCGAGGGGGTGCGAAGCTGGTTCGAGCTGCTCTACCTGTCCTTCTCGGTGCTCACCAGCGTGGGGCTCTCCGACGTGGTGCCGGTCGGTGCGCACGCGCGGTCGCTCGTGGCGGTGGAGATGATCGCCGGTGTCCTCTACGTCGCCCTCGTCGTCTCGCGGCTCGTGGGCCTGGTGGTCAGCCGCCAGGCGATGAGGGCGGTCGAGAACCCCTCAGACGAGAACTGA
- a CDS encoding MFS transporter → MSLPPPPRAMAWAVWGSAVSLYLLAVFHRSSLAVAGLEAAERFDITAAQLATFTMLQLLVYAAMQVPVGLLVDRFGPRSVILTGAVVMTVAQVGFALSETFVLALLARTLVGIGDAMTFICLLRLVATWFPPRRIPFLTQVSGTLGQSGAILAAAPMTWAFGALGWTGAYLLSASVGVVLALGGAIALRDAPGERHHRGAVLAWATVRSSLRASWAHPGTRLGFWIHFSTQFSATSLGLLWGYPFFVRGEGRTPTEAGLLLTLLVVAVVLAGPVLGWLVGLHPWHRSSMALVIVGAIVVVWSVVLAWPGPAPLALLVLLVIVVGVGGPASMIGFDVGRTSNPPERLASSTGIINVGGFSASLVLVVMIGLVLDWRTPGSGTDYPPEAFVWAMSTQYLLWTLGLLQLARFRGRARRVIDRTALQAARSAT, encoded by the coding sequence GTGAGCCTCCCGCCCCCGCCCCGTGCCATGGCCTGGGCCGTCTGGGGCTCGGCGGTTTCTCTCTACCTGCTCGCGGTCTTCCACCGCTCCTCGCTGGCCGTGGCGGGCCTCGAGGCGGCCGAGCGGTTCGACATCACCGCCGCGCAGCTCGCGACGTTCACGATGCTCCAGCTGCTGGTCTACGCCGCGATGCAGGTCCCCGTGGGGTTGCTGGTCGACCGGTTCGGGCCGCGCAGCGTCATCCTCACCGGGGCCGTGGTGATGACCGTGGCCCAGGTCGGCTTCGCGCTGTCGGAGACCTTCGTGCTGGCGCTCCTGGCGCGCACGCTGGTCGGCATCGGCGACGCGATGACCTTCATCTGCCTGCTGCGGCTGGTGGCGACGTGGTTCCCGCCACGGCGGATCCCCTTCCTCACCCAGGTCAGCGGCACGCTCGGGCAGAGCGGGGCGATCCTGGCCGCGGCGCCGATGACCTGGGCGTTCGGCGCGCTCGGGTGGACCGGCGCCTACCTGCTCTCCGCGTCCGTCGGGGTGGTGCTGGCCCTCGGCGGCGCGATCGCGCTGCGCGACGCACCGGGGGAGCGGCACCACCGCGGGGCGGTCCTGGCGTGGGCGACGGTGCGCTCGAGCCTGCGTGCCTCCTGGGCCCACCCGGGCACCCGGCTGGGGTTCTGGATCCACTTCAGCACCCAGTTCAGCGCGACCAGCCTGGGACTGCTCTGGGGCTACCCGTTCTTCGTGCGCGGTGAGGGTCGCACTCCCACGGAGGCCGGGCTGCTGCTCACGCTGCTCGTGGTGGCGGTGGTCCTCGCGGGGCCGGTGCTGGGCTGGCTGGTGGGGCTGCACCCCTGGCACCGCTCGTCGATGGCGCTGGTGATCGTGGGCGCCATCGTGGTGGTCTGGAGCGTGGTGCTGGCCTGGCCGGGGCCTGCGCCGCTGGCGCTGCTGGTGCTCCTGGTCATCGTGGTCGGCGTCGGCGGACCGGCCTCGATGATCGGCTTCGACGTCGGTCGCACCTCCAACCCGCCCGAGCGGCTGGCCTCCTCCACCGGGATCATCAACGTCGGCGGCTTCTCGGCCAGCCTGGTCCTGGTCGTGATGATCGGGTTGGTCCTGGACTGGCGGACCCCCGGGAGCGGGACGGACTACCCGCCCGAGGCCTTCGTGTGGGCGATGTCCACGCAGTACCTCCTGTGGACGCTCGGCCTGCTCCAGCTCGCCCGATTCCGCGGACGGGCCCGCCGGGTCATCGACCGGACCGCCCTGCAGGCGGCGCGCTCGGCCACCTGA
- the opgC gene encoding OpgC domain-containing protein: MSLPSPTSRVRPIHALRSLQALVLLCAAVLACLLPATAAAATDDARPTPAPGAPWFGPQLDWETDSAEDYQQRLGSSAALYGQRVAYPLTDDSRFFLQRLVRQSAAQGAVPVLSLEPSLPLGELTDDHAAELAEELAALHAELGTTYLLRFAPEMNGTWYSWGQQPEAYVRAFRLLGGVVHDQTPSAAMVWSPVYGAGYPYGAAYGDVDPDREADVEALDTDGNRRLNSGDDPYGPFWPGEDAVDWVGLTLYHFGPDRGRVDNELDDPAVGGETGDVETSTGFETDVAPRPGAFRARLEEVYGYGAGGGRRPFYDRFAERYGKPLLVDTGAVWLPDPEGDPELRIKRSWWRQVLRADADRPLIGGILWVEERRREAEVRDRTVDWRATRTPRLARAFLRDLEGEVDLGPVTPPTASTPDPDPQDGLPGGSGADDMTPAPPLPGTAALPRPTAPGLAVGAGGLLLVLALSWAAGRRRPAWAYDPAVDAVAGRDARLDAARGVLLLGLVAAHVELLATTDGPVAHVMGAVVGPEAFVLVAGLAVGLQHEAVAARAGWLGAASARWAVASRWWALTVLVALVVLGLRYLPGSAAAAVTHWLPGSGGEDLYARSAPLLEYPPPWWAVRELFELRTVPWPLSMLGLLVVLSLLAPLVVAALRARLWWAVVALSWTTYAAGVLWTPDWTMGTWETAYPPLLWQVVFVHAVVLAHHRHDLAAVLARPRVRAVGAGLLGVVAAGWSAVSLWAALDGGALADRLVGLSSGRELPVVRLLLVTLTGLAAWLLLTRCWRPLAGTVAPVLTALGRRGTTVLAVHVLLLVLLAAVVAGLPG, translated from the coding sequence GTGTCCCTACCCTCCCCGACGTCGCGGGTCCGGCCGATCCACGCGCTGCGCTCGTTGCAGGCCCTGGTGCTGCTGTGCGCCGCCGTGCTCGCCTGCCTCCTCCCGGCGACCGCGGCTGCAGCGACCGACGACGCCCGGCCCACCCCCGCCCCCGGCGCCCCCTGGTTCGGCCCGCAGCTGGACTGGGAGACCGACTCGGCCGAGGACTACCAGCAGCGCCTCGGCAGCTCGGCTGCGCTGTACGGACAACGGGTCGCCTACCCGCTCACCGACGACTCCCGGTTCTTCCTCCAGCGGCTCGTGCGGCAGTCGGCGGCGCAGGGTGCTGTCCCCGTCCTGAGCCTCGAGCCGTCCCTGCCGCTCGGCGAGCTCACCGACGACCACGCCGCGGAGCTGGCCGAGGAGCTGGCCGCCCTGCACGCCGAGCTCGGCACGACGTACCTGCTGCGCTTCGCCCCGGAGATGAACGGCACCTGGTACTCCTGGGGCCAGCAGCCGGAGGCCTACGTCCGTGCCTTCCGGCTCCTGGGCGGCGTAGTGCACGACCAGACGCCGTCCGCGGCGATGGTGTGGTCGCCGGTCTACGGCGCCGGGTACCCCTACGGCGCGGCGTACGGCGACGTCGACCCCGACCGTGAGGCCGACGTGGAGGCGTTGGACACCGACGGCAACCGACGCCTGAACTCCGGGGACGACCCCTACGGCCCCTTCTGGCCGGGCGAGGACGCGGTGGACTGGGTGGGGTTGACGCTCTACCACTTCGGGCCCGACCGCGGGCGGGTCGACAACGAGCTCGACGACCCCGCCGTCGGCGGCGAGACCGGCGACGTCGAGACCAGCACCGGGTTCGAGACCGACGTCGCCCCGCGACCGGGCGCCTTCCGGGCCCGGTTGGAGGAGGTCTACGGCTACGGCGCGGGCGGCGGGCGGCGGCCGTTCTACGACCGGTTCGCCGAGCGCTACGGCAAGCCCCTCCTGGTCGACACCGGCGCCGTGTGGCTCCCGGATCCCGAGGGCGACCCGGAGCTTCGCATCAAGCGCTCGTGGTGGCGCCAGGTCCTCCGGGCCGACGCGGACCGGCCGCTGATCGGCGGCATCCTCTGGGTCGAGGAGCGTCGTCGCGAGGCCGAGGTCCGCGATCGCACCGTCGACTGGCGGGCGACCCGCACCCCTCGGCTGGCCCGCGCGTTCCTGCGGGACCTCGAGGGAGAGGTCGACCTCGGCCCGGTGACCCCGCCGACCGCGAGCACCCCGGACCCCGATCCGCAGGACGGGCTCCCGGGTGGGTCCGGAGCCGACGACATGACGCCTGCCCCGCCCCTACCGGGGACGGCGGCGCTGCCCCGTCCGACCGCTCCGGGCCTGGCGGTCGGCGCCGGCGGACTGCTGCTGGTGCTGGCGCTCAGCTGGGCAGCCGGTCGGCGCCGGCCGGCCTGGGCCTACGACCCCGCGGTCGACGCGGTGGCCGGGCGCGATGCCCGTCTCGATGCGGCGCGCGGGGTGCTCCTGCTGGGGTTGGTCGCCGCCCACGTCGAGCTGCTCGCCACGACCGACGGCCCCGTGGCGCACGTGATGGGGGCGGTCGTCGGCCCCGAGGCGTTCGTGCTCGTCGCCGGGCTGGCGGTGGGGTTGCAGCACGAGGCCGTCGCCGCCCGGGCGGGCTGGCTGGGAGCCGCCTCGGCGCGATGGGCGGTCGCATCGCGCTGGTGGGCCCTCACCGTCCTGGTCGCCCTCGTGGTGCTCGGGCTGCGCTACCTGCCCGGCTCGGCGGCCGCCGCGGTCACCCACTGGCTGCCCGGATCCGGCGGGGAGGACCTCTACGCCCGCTCGGCCCCGCTCCTGGAGTACCCGCCGCCGTGGTGGGCTGTGCGCGAGCTCTTCGAACTGCGCACGGTCCCGTGGCCGTTGTCCATGCTCGGGTTGCTGGTCGTCCTCTCGCTGCTCGCCCCGCTCGTGGTCGCCGCCCTACGGGCCCGGCTGTGGTGGGCGGTCGTCGCGCTCTCCTGGACGACGTACGCCGCCGGGGTGCTGTGGACCCCCGACTGGACCATGGGCACCTGGGAGACGGCGTACCCGCCGCTGCTGTGGCAGGTGGTTTTCGTCCACGCGGTCGTCCTCGCCCACCACCGGCACGACCTGGCCGCCGTGCTGGCTCGCCCGCGGGTGCGTGCGGTCGGCGCCGGCCTGCTGGGCGTGGTGGCCGCGGGCTGGTCGGCCGTGTCGCTGTGGGCGGCGCTCGACGGTGGCGCCCTGGCGGACCGACTGGTCGGGCTGAGCAGCGGTCGTGAGCTGCCGGTCGTGCGGCTGCTGCTGGTGACCCTCACCGGCCTGGCGGCCTGGCTGCTGCTCACCCGCTGCTGGCGCCCGCTGGCCGGCACGGTCGCACCCGTGCTCACGGCCCTCGGGCGACGGGGCACCACGGTGCTCGCGGTGCACGTGCTGCTGCTGGTGCTGCTGGCAGCCGTCGTGGCCGGGCTGCCCGGCTGA
- a CDS encoding ATP-binding protein, whose translation MSEPSPEVVARLVDQLAWSPGRLVLTAPADPEVLDLVHSMLEHLHTRGVDVSASARMRFEMAVIEVLGNIVEHAYAHDAALPDVAASEVRRFEIRLAVTDTHLAASLSDNGMPVSLDLGDLPMPDEMAESGRGLALAAAALDVFEFERVGARNHWRLACRLD comes from the coding sequence ATGAGTGAGCCGTCCCCGGAGGTGGTCGCCCGCCTGGTCGACCAGCTCGCCTGGTCCCCGGGTCGGCTGGTCCTCACCGCTCCGGCCGACCCCGAGGTCCTCGACCTGGTGCACTCCATGCTCGAGCACCTCCACACGCGGGGGGTGGACGTCAGCGCCTCGGCCAGGATGCGCTTCGAGATGGCCGTCATCGAGGTCCTGGGCAACATCGTGGAGCACGCCTACGCCCACGACGCCGCCCTGCCCGACGTCGCGGCCTCGGAGGTGCGCCGGTTCGAGATCCGGCTCGCGGTGACCGACACCCACCTCGCCGCCTCGCTGAGCGACAACGGCATGCCCGTCAGCCTGGACCTGGGCGACCTGCCGATGCCCGACGAGATGGCGGAGTCCGGCCGCGGACTGGCGTTGGCCGCCGCTGCACTGGACGTGTTCGAGTTCGAGCGGGTCGGGGCACGCAACCACTGGCGGCTCGCCTGCCGTCTCGACTGA
- a CDS encoding STAS domain-containing protein, whose product MDLDVTTRPDGIAVVVPRGRLNMVSARNLKETLGELVSAGTTRIVVDMGETSFLDSSGLGALIGGLKAARQAGGDLRVARPTPAVVSVFELTNLDRVLRARDSVETAFDE is encoded by the coding sequence ATGGACCTCGACGTCACCACCCGCCCCGACGGCATCGCCGTCGTCGTCCCCCGGGGCCGCCTGAACATGGTCTCGGCCAGGAACCTGAAGGAGACGCTCGGCGAGCTGGTGTCCGCCGGGACCACCCGGATCGTGGTCGACATGGGCGAGACCTCCTTCCTCGACTCCTCCGGTCTCGGCGCCCTCATCGGCGGGCTCAAGGCGGCCCGCCAGGCCGGTGGCGACCTCCGGGTCGCGCGCCCCACCCCGGCCGTCGTGTCGGTCTTCGAGCTCACCAACCTCGACCGGGTGCTGCGCGCCCGCGACAGCGTCGAGACGGCCTTTGATGAGTGA
- a CDS encoding glycosyltransferase: MARRQRAPLSPEAAENRRRRRLLQIRVVVVLTSLLGLNYVTWRWMFSVNWDAWWIGVPLVMAETYSLIDSLLFGLGMWRLRERGEPPVPPPDLTVDVFIATYNEPIDLVMTTARAAQQIRYPHRTWILDDGNRPEMRAAAEAEGIGWLTRSSDWAGMPRHAKAGNLNNALLHTDGEFMLILDADQIPLPEILDRTLGYFDDEKMALVQTPQYFVNVPDDDPLGSQAPLFYGPIQQGKDGWNSAFFCGSNAVIRREALMQLGISRYVHEVETGVRKALDSARSVVRRSRAALDPAEVEVRAALDAILSDIGRARRELARGVPLFDVTFRFQQRVAAVRRSLVAEDLATLQADLSVLSELEDIAADPEMSLGAMDAGDLGRVLARDLSPLAAVEAVETLVRAVDVDRAGEAQAIMPLATISVTEDMATCMRLHTLGWHSAYHDEVLAHGLAPEDLQTMLVQRLRWAQGTVQVMFRENPLVQKGLSLAQRLMYFSTMWSYLSGFAAIVYIGAPVVYLTIGVLPVQALSTEFFLRLIPFLVVNQLLFWLVADGRPTWRGQQYSLALFPVWIKSFTSAFGNVFLKRPLDFAVTPKTKQEPQGPAWHLVKPQLWAIGLLVGAMVIGVVRILAGQANTAGAVFNMVWVAFDLLIFSVIIRAALYRGYEPPDPPTSETDDPSTLPATEGAH; encoded by the coding sequence ATGGCCCGTCGCCAGCGCGCCCCGCTCTCCCCCGAGGCAGCCGAGAACCGCCGCCGTCGGCGTCTGCTGCAGATCCGCGTCGTGGTCGTCCTGACCTCCCTCCTGGGCCTGAACTACGTCACCTGGCGGTGGATGTTCTCGGTCAACTGGGACGCCTGGTGGATCGGCGTGCCCCTGGTGATGGCCGAGACCTACAGCCTCATCGACTCCCTCCTCTTCGGGCTGGGGATGTGGCGCCTGCGCGAGCGTGGCGAGCCGCCCGTGCCCCCGCCGGACCTGACGGTCGACGTCTTCATCGCCACCTACAACGAGCCCATCGACCTGGTGATGACCACCGCCCGGGCCGCCCAGCAGATCCGCTACCCCCACCGCACCTGGATCCTCGACGACGGCAACCGTCCGGAGATGCGAGCGGCTGCGGAGGCCGAGGGCATCGGGTGGTTGACGCGGTCCTCGGACTGGGCCGGGATGCCGCGGCACGCCAAGGCCGGCAACCTCAACAACGCGCTGCTGCACACCGACGGCGAGTTCATGCTGATCCTCGACGCCGACCAGATCCCGCTGCCGGAGATCCTCGACCGCACCCTCGGCTACTTCGACGACGAGAAGATGGCTCTGGTCCAGACGCCGCAGTACTTCGTCAACGTCCCCGACGACGACCCGCTGGGCAGCCAGGCCCCGCTGTTCTACGGCCCGATCCAGCAGGGCAAGGACGGGTGGAACTCCGCGTTCTTCTGCGGCTCCAACGCGGTCATCCGACGCGAGGCGCTGATGCAGCTGGGGATCAGCCGCTACGTGCACGAGGTCGAGACCGGGGTGCGGAAGGCTCTCGACAGCGCCCGGTCCGTCGTACGCCGCTCGCGGGCCGCACTCGACCCGGCCGAGGTCGAGGTCCGCGCCGCCCTGGACGCGATCCTCTCCGACATCGGCCGGGCACGCCGCGAGCTGGCACGCGGCGTCCCGCTGTTCGACGTGACCTTCAGGTTCCAGCAGCGGGTCGCGGCGGTCCGCCGATCCCTGGTCGCCGAAGACCTGGCCACGCTCCAGGCCGACCTGTCCGTCCTCTCCGAGCTCGAGGACATCGCCGCCGACCCCGAGATGTCGCTCGGGGCCATGGACGCCGGCGACCTCGGGAGGGTCCTGGCCCGCGACCTCTCCCCGCTCGCCGCTGTCGAAGCGGTGGAGACGTTGGTGCGCGCCGTCGATGTCGACCGCGCGGGTGAGGCCCAGGCGATCATGCCCCTGGCGACGATCTCGGTCACCGAGGACATGGCCACCTGCATGCGCCTGCACACCCTGGGCTGGCACTCGGCCTACCACGACGAGGTCCTGGCGCACGGCCTGGCGCCGGAGGACCTGCAGACCATGCTGGTCCAGCGTCTGCGCTGGGCGCAGGGCACCGTGCAGGTGATGTTCCGGGAGAACCCGCTGGTGCAGAAGGGGCTCAGCCTCGCCCAGCGGTTGATGTACTTCTCGACGATGTGGAGCTACCTCTCCGGGTTCGCCGCGATCGTCTACATCGGCGCCCCGGTCGTCTACCTCACCATCGGCGTGCTCCCCGTGCAGGCGCTCTCCACCGAGTTCTTCCTGCGCCTCATCCCCTTTCTCGTCGTCAACCAGCTGCTGTTCTGGCTGGTGGCCGACGGCAGACCCACCTGGCGCGGGCAGCAGTACTCCCTCGCCCTCTTCCCCGTGTGGATCAAGTCCTTCACCTCGGCGTTCGGGAACGTGTTCCTCAAGCGTCCCCTCGACTTCGCCGTCACCCCCAAGACCAAGCAGGAGCCCCAGGGTCCGGCGTGGCACCTGGTCAAGCCGCAGCTGTGGGCCATCGGGCTGCTGGTGGGGGCGATGGTCATCGGTGTCGTGCGCATCCTCGCGGGCCAGGCCAACACCGCCGGCGCCGTGTTCAACATGGTCTGGGTCGCCTTCGACCTGCTGATCTTCTCCGTCATCATCCGAGCCGCCCTCTACCGCGGCTACGAGCCGCCCGACCCGCCCACCTCCGAGACCGACGACCCCAGCACGCTGCCCGCCACCGAAGGAGCCCACTGA
- a CDS encoding SpoIIE family protein phosphatase yields MSAAEDLRRQRAVDGLGLSEPGAHPRLDRITRLACLALDVPMSAVTVLDRGRARFPSAHGFDPVSVPEGETFCRTTIDESDVDGPLEVTDATRDDRFQDLAVVRDGVRSYVGVPLRDHTGTPVATFCVFDRRPRELTRDQREALEDLAAWAERELVASTEMQQASRVQASLLPSRPIRVGEWDVDGLCLPAMAVGGDFYDYEVIGGVLHVSLGDVMGKGTGAALIGAATRTALRGTAQAVSAGVDLGITITQVARSMLDDLERAESFVTLIDLAVDLETGTVRFVDAGSGLLLLVRADGTPVRLSGRGRPLGVLPDDWWEQVEVTLEPGDRLILFSDGVLDLLPDPEAWHEAVGSWVADAPDIPTLLTNAARHVTDVAALDDITMVAIFRQTPALLS; encoded by the coding sequence GTGAGTGCGGCCGAGGACCTGCGTCGCCAGCGGGCCGTCGATGGGCTCGGCCTCTCCGAGCCTGGCGCCCACCCCCGCCTGGACCGCATCACCCGCCTGGCCTGCCTGGCCCTCGACGTGCCGATGTCAGCCGTGACCGTGCTCGATCGTGGTCGGGCGCGCTTCCCCAGCGCCCACGGTTTCGATCCCGTCTCCGTGCCCGAGGGCGAGACCTTCTGCCGCACGACCATCGACGAGTCCGACGTCGACGGCCCGCTGGAGGTCACCGATGCCACGCGTGACGACCGGTTCCAGGACCTCGCCGTGGTCCGTGACGGTGTGCGGTCCTACGTCGGTGTGCCGCTGCGCGACCACACAGGGACGCCGGTGGCGACCTTCTGCGTCTTCGACCGGCGGCCCCGCGAGCTGACCCGGGACCAGCGCGAGGCCCTCGAGGACCTCGCCGCATGGGCCGAGCGGGAGCTGGTCGCGTCCACCGAGATGCAGCAGGCCAGCCGGGTCCAGGCAAGCCTGCTGCCCTCGCGCCCGATCCGGGTCGGGGAGTGGGACGTCGACGGGCTGTGCCTCCCGGCGATGGCGGTCGGCGGCGACTTCTACGACTACGAGGTCATCGGCGGGGTCCTCCATGTCAGCCTCGGCGACGTCATGGGCAAGGGCACCGGCGCCGCCCTCATCGGCGCTGCGACGCGCACTGCTCTGCGCGGCACGGCGCAGGCCGTCTCGGCCGGGGTCGACCTCGGCATCACCATCACCCAGGTCGCCCGGTCGATGCTCGACGACCTCGAGCGGGCCGAGTCCTTCGTGACGCTGATCGATCTCGCGGTCGACCTCGAGACCGGCACCGTCCGCTTCGTCGACGCCGGTTCCGGACTGCTCCTGCTCGTCCGGGCCGACGGGACTCCCGTGCGGCTCTCGGGCAGGGGCCGTCCACTGGGCGTGCTCCCCGACGACTGGTGGGAGCAGGTCGAGGTCACACTCGAGCCGGGGGACCGGCTGATCCTGTTCAGCGACGGAGTCCTGGACCTGCTGCCGGACCCCGAGGCGTGGCACGAGGCAGTCGGGTCCTGGGTCGCCGATGCCCCGGACATCCCCACCCTGCTCACCAACGCCGCCCGCCACGTCACGGACGTCGCGGCGCTCGACGACATCACGATGGTCGCGATCTTCCGACAGACCCCGGCGCTGCTGTCCTGA